tacatttgtaaggcttctgtCCAGTATGGATTAACTCATGTCTAGTAAGATATGAACGTTGAAtaaaggctttaccacattctctacatttgaAAGGCTTCTCTCCAGCATGAATTCTCCTATGTTCAGTGAGAGTTGAATGCTGAGTAAAGGCTTTGCCACAGTGTtcacatttgtaaggcttctctccagtatgaattctcatATGTACAGCAAGATTTGAACGCTGAGTAAAGGCTTTACtacattctctacatttgtaaggcttctctccagtatgaattatCTCATGTTCGTTAAGATGTGAACGCCAGTGAAAGGCTCTGCCACATTCCTCACacttgtaaggcttctctccagtatgaattctctcatgtttaataaaagatgaatgccaattaaaggctttaccacattctctacacttgtaaggcttctctccagtatgaattctctcgTGTACAGTAAGATATGAACGACAAAtaaaggctttaccacattctgtacatttgtaaggcttctctccagtatgaagtATCTCATGTCCAGTAAGATTTGAACGCCGAATAAAAGCTTTGtcacattctctacatttgtaaggcttcaCTCCAGCATGgattttcttatgtctatttaGACTGGGTAATCGACTAAAGACTCTCCCACACGGATTACACTTGTAATGTTCCTCCCCAGTATGAATATTCTCATGTTCAGGAAGACATAAAGATTGGTTCAAAGACTTGTCATATTCACTACATTTGTTTGACTTCTCTACAATATAACTGTTCTGATGTGTAAGATTTGAGCTTTCACGAAAGACTTTCCCATGTGTACAATGATTCTCTAGAAACTGAAATCTCTGATGTTTATTAGGATCTGACCCTTGTTTAAAGTTTTTCCAAGATTCACTGAATTGATAACTTCTCTCTCCATTACATGTACTCTGGTAATCAATAAAGACAGAAAGACTGTTAGTGAGGACTTCAATTTCATTAAACAGCTAAAGTTATTCCCAATTACTCCATGATACCTATGAAACCATGATGCTTGTATAAATATGCTCCCACATTTATGAAAATTACACAATTTGGAACAAGGAGGAATTGTTTCTTGGTGAAAGAATAATGAAAGCCTGGTTAAGAGATTGTAAAATTGATTACATTTAgaatttctatcttcatttttaaatctgatttttaaatgtttgactGAAAGTTTAAGCTAATCCTACATTTTAAGTGATTCAAATGATTGTTACACCATGTGTTAGGTAATTTCCCTTACATTCCACATTTCCTTTCAAAGAATATGTATCTTTAGTaaattgttttctatctttaCATTCAGAAACAAAGTGTTCTGCTAATGTAACTGCCTTAAAGTGATGGTTTTCCCAAGATGTCTTATATCTTTGATCTCTCTTGGCAACAGGATTTTACTATGAGTAACTGTCCCAGTTTGGTTATGTCCATCATAACATCCTTCTGCACTTCACACTCCACCTCACACTCCCAGTCTTTCACTAAGTGCAGATTGTCAAGGCAGCACCTTCCATATCTTACCAGTAGCGTTTTGTGGAATGAATCTCCTATGCTTGGGTTTGGCAACAAGTCCAAAGTGTCCTCAAAAGACATAGCTGAAAGACAGCAAATAAATTATCACTCTTACTACATGCAAGTGAATATACTTTAAATTCTAATGTACAAATTTAATACTGATTACAGGACTTAACAAGATGGCATACGAGGAAGCACCAAAACTTCCATCCTCCATGGAGACATGAACTTAACAAGAATTACTGACCCAATTAGCTTTCTGAGTACTCAGAAACCATGCTCAGGAAAGCAAACCACATCAAGAGTCACATCAAGAGGGAAGAAAAGTTGCTTATATTTGCCAACAGTAGCTAATAGCTGTTCACCCTTCCTGGCACACATGGCAATGTTGTGAGAAAACCCCAATTCCCAGTTTCTTCTCAGGAGGGAAACAGATGAGTGTACTGCATGTCCAATGGATTCGTTTTTTGCAGCCACCTGAGGGACTCATTTATCTTCTATATGACACCAAGTGCTCAGGGAATGGCAGTGCAATGTGAATGCATTTTGGTGGCCACTAAGAAAAATGGTGAGTAATTGTTCAAACACCACAAAGACAACAGTATTGAAGACAAACATCAAGGATAGGAAGACATCACTTcctcaaaaagaagaaatggaaaacattttaaactggaaACTTACATGCAAAAAACACAGTGAATACACATCTGCAGAACCAATTTGATAGGTCTCAGAATTTCAAGCACAGCTGCCCGTTATCTGTGTTCTCCTGTACAAAGCCAGTCCACAAAGCCTGGGATGGTGGCTGTTTCTTTTCTCAAATCTCAACAAAAGACCACAAGGCACACAAAGAACACCAAAACATGGTCCAATCAGAGGAACAAACTACATCTTGAGAAATTAGCCCAAAACTAATAGAGCTATTAATTACCTGACCAATAATTCAAAATACACTGTCATaactttaaaagtgttttaagtTACCCCTATGGTAACTACAATAAAATATCTGtaacagacacacaaaaagaaatcaagaaagaaatcaaagcatgCCACTACCAAGTGatatcaaagaaacaatggaacaCAGTTCAGAGGGGGTAACGCAGGACAAAATAGCTACAAAAAGGGCAGAAAACCATTCTAAAATGATTATAGTAGTCCGTCCATCTCAGTGATTAATTGAAAATAGATGAAACTCCCTGAATCAAAAGACATAagttggatgaatggataaaaaaataaaatccaactaCCTAAAAT
The DNA window shown above is from Rhinolophus ferrumequinum isolate MPI-CBG mRhiFer1 chromosome 15, mRhiFer1_v1.p, whole genome shotgun sequence and carries:
- the LOC117034670 gene encoding zinc finger protein 726 isoform X1 yields the protein MAASQGRLTFRDVSIDFSQEEWECLHPADRKLYMDVMLENYRNLCSLDLAVSTPDVVIFLERMKEAWDVKRKKTVSIHPAMSFEDTLDLLPNPSIGDSFHKTLLSTCNGERSYQFSESWKNFKQGSDPNKHQRFQFLENHCTHGKVFRESSNLTHQNSYIVEKSNKCSEYDKSLNQSLCLPEHENIHTGEEHYKCNPCGRVFSRLPSLNRHKKIHAGVKPYKCRECDKAFIRRSNLTGHEILHTGEKPYKCTECGKAFICRSYLTVHERIHTGEKPYKCRECGKAFNWHSSFIKHERIHTGEKPYKCEECGRAFHWRSHLNEHEIIHTGEKPYKCRECSKAFTQRSNLAVHMRIHTGEKPYKCEHCGKAFTQHSTLTEHRRIHAGEKPFKCRECGKAFIQRSYLTRHELIHTGQKPYKCRECSKAFHLRSKLTQHERIHTGEKPYKCRECGKAFTQRSYLTRHEIIHTGQKPYKCKECDQAFHQLCKLTRHERIHTAEKTYKCGECGKAFTQHSYLNRHEIIHTGQKPYKCIECGKAFTQRSYLTRHEIIHTGEKPYKCRECGKAFTQRSYLTRHERIHTGEKPYKCEKCGKAITHHLQFTQHMKIHNGEKP
- the LOC117034670 gene encoding zinc finger protein 708 isoform X2 codes for the protein MSFEDTLDLLPNPSIGDSFHKTLLSTCNGERSYQFSESWKNFKQGSDPNKHQRFQFLENHCTHGKVFRESSNLTHQNSYIVEKSNKCSEYDKSLNQSLCLPEHENIHTGEEHYKCNPCGRVFSRLPSLNRHKKIHAGVKPYKCRECDKAFIRRSNLTGHEILHTGEKPYKCTECGKAFICRSYLTVHERIHTGEKPYKCRECGKAFNWHSSFIKHERIHTGEKPYKCEECGRAFHWRSHLNEHEIIHTGEKPYKCRECSKAFTQRSNLAVHMRIHTGEKPYKCEHCGKAFTQHSTLTEHRRIHAGEKPFKCRECGKAFIQRSYLTRHELIHTGQKPYKCRECSKAFHLRSKLTQHERIHTGEKPYKCRECGKAFTQRSYLTRHEIIHTGQKPYKCKECDQAFHQLCKLTRHERIHTAEKTYKCGECGKAFTQHSYLNRHEIIHTGQKPYKCIECGKAFTQRSYLTRHEIIHTGEKPYKCRECGKAFTQRSYLTRHERIHTGEKPYKCEKCGKAITHHLQFTQHMKIHNGEKP